A window of the Candidatus Ozemobacteraceae bacterium genome harbors these coding sequences:
- a CDS encoding flagellar motor protein MotB — protein MARKHGGGHHGGTWKVAYADFITAMMAFFLVMWVIGLNPNSKKVIEDFFKTPLSSTADLLFFNGFKPKTYPVPFNVAWPNVTNPISMPKPRPLKDAKNIAGLKTELKSMPGYSTNVRMSINEEEIRIDLVDNQQASLFGTINERFTPHVKQMLTHLAGIVRDMPNRLAIEGHTNSVPYQGPNGESNWELSTERANMARILLEQNGVPKGQIMEIRGCADQKLIEKLDPLSYANRHISVIVKRKVPFYGDASEVFGE, from the coding sequence ATGGCCAGAAAGCATGGCGGCGGTCATCATGGCGGTACCTGGAAGGTGGCGTATGCCGACTTCATCACTGCCATGATGGCGTTCTTCCTCGTGATGTGGGTCATCGGTCTCAACCCGAACTCCAAGAAAGTCATCGAGGATTTTTTCAAGACGCCGCTCAGCTCGACGGCTGACCTTCTCTTTTTCAACGGTTTCAAGCCGAAAACGTATCCCGTGCCGTTCAACGTGGCGTGGCCGAACGTCACCAACCCGATTTCCATGCCCAAGCCCCGTCCTCTCAAGGACGCAAAGAATATCGCGGGGCTCAAGACCGAGCTGAAAAGCATGCCCGGCTATTCGACGAATGTCCGGATGAGCATCAACGAGGAGGAGATCCGCATCGATCTCGTCGACAACCAGCAGGCCAGCCTGTTTGGGACGATCAACGAGCGGTTCACCCCTCACGTGAAGCAGATGCTGACGCACCTTGCGGGTATCGTCCGCGACATGCCGAACCGGCTGGCCATCGAGGGACATACCAACAGCGTTCCTTACCAGGGACCGAACGGGGAGTCGAACTGGGAACTCTCGACCGAACGTGCGAACATGGCCCGTATCCTCCTCGAACAGAACGGCGTTCCCAAGGGCCAGATCATGGAGATCCGAGGCTGCGCCGATCAGAAGTTGATCGAGAAGCTCGATCCCCTCTCCTATGCGAACCGGCACATCTCGGTCATCGTGAAACGAAAAGTGCCCTTCTACGGGGATGCGAGCGAAGTCTTCGGGGAATGA